The proteins below come from a single Candidatus Methylomirabilota bacterium genomic window:
- a CDS encoding IS110 family transposase — translation MDKGANRQVVIGVDTHKDLHVAVALDALGVRLGQLLIPATTAGYAQLEQWGRAHGTPTAFGVEGTGSYGAGLTRFLRQRDYRVLEVNRPDRAARHRQGKTDPLDAEAAARAVLAGVATAVPKAGDGTVELIRVLKVARDTAVRARSQALITLKTLLVTAPAEFREELAGLADTALLHRCAGLRPGAVTTPLAAAKHALRALAHRWLDLHREVHLHDGELDRLTQEQAPELRAAFGVGPDTAAELLIVAGDNPRRVHSEAAFAALCGVAPLPASSGQTTRHRLNRGGHRQANAALYRVVIVRMRWHPATVAYTKRRLAEGKTKAEIIRCLKRYVAREAFRHLLHRSGADASPPAA, via the coding sequence ATGGATAAGGGGGCGAACCGGCAAGTCGTCATCGGGGTCGATACCCATAAGGATCTGCATGTCGCCGTGGCGCTGGATGCCCTGGGCGTCCGGCTTGGGCAGCTGCTCATCCCCGCTACCACGGCGGGTTACGCCCAGCTCGAGCAGTGGGGCCGGGCGCATGGGACGCCAACCGCCTTCGGCGTTGAGGGCACTGGCTCGTACGGGGCGGGGCTCACACGGTTTCTCCGCCAGCGGGACTACCGTGTGCTCGAGGTCAACCGGCCTGATCGGGCCGCCCGCCATCGCCAGGGCAAGACCGATCCGCTGGATGCCGAGGCCGCCGCCCGGGCGGTCCTCGCCGGGGTCGCCACCGCGGTTCCGAAGGCCGGCGACGGGACCGTCGAGCTGATTCGGGTGCTCAAGGTCGCGCGCGACACGGCCGTCCGCGCGCGGAGTCAAGCGCTGATCACCCTCAAGACCCTCCTCGTGACGGCCCCGGCGGAATTCCGGGAAGAACTCGCGGGACTCGCCGACACGGCGCTCCTGCATCGATGTGCCGGGCTTCGGCCAGGTGCGGTCACGACTCCGCTGGCCGCCGCCAAACACGCGCTGCGGGCCCTCGCCCACCGATGGCTGGACCTCCATCGCGAGGTGCACCTCCATGACGGTGAGCTCGACCGCCTCACCCAGGAGCAGGCTCCGGAGCTCCGGGCCGCCTTCGGAGTCGGACCCGATACTGCGGCCGAGCTGCTCATCGTGGCCGGGGACAATCCGCGCCGGGTCCATTCGGAAGCCGCCTTTGCTGCGCTCTGTGGTGTGGCTCCGCTCCCCGCCTCGTCGGGACAGACCACGCGACACCGGCTCAACCGGGGCGGGCATCGGCAAGCGAACGCCGCCCTCTACCGGGTCGTGATCGTCCGGATGCGCTGGCACCCGGCCACGGTCGCCTATACGAAACGCCGCCTCGCGGAAGGGAAGACGAAAGCTGAGATCATCCGGTGTCTCAAGCGCTACGTCGCACGTGAAGCGTTCCGGCACTTGCTGCACCGCTCCGGTGCGGACGCCTCCCCGCCAGCCGCTTGA